The Gossypium hirsutum isolate 1008001.06 chromosome D07, Gossypium_hirsutum_v2.1, whole genome shotgun sequence genome includes the window CAGAATGAAATAGACATGAGTTTCACGGATGTTGCCATCACACTAATTTAACAGAACAACACAAACCTACCAGAACAGGACAGAGCAGAACATGACAGAATAGAACAGAGCAGAGTAGAATAGAACAGAGCAAAACAGAACAGAACATAACAGAGTAGAGCAAAACTGAACAGAGCTATGCAGAGAATGTATGTTTGTGCAGATGCGGTATTTTTCAAAACATATCAGAATATAGATTTATCAGAAAACATCCTACCcaactctgctacacaccaaaatagagttccctCCAGAACTCATCCAGCCAAATCACACTAACAGATAACTGTGGATAGTGCCACTAAAATTTTGCAAttaaaactgccagatcagatacatgtggtcaagccactatattGCAGCCAATCTGCCAGAATAGAAACATGGTTAAACCACCAGATAATACAGATAATCAAACTTCCAAAAACTTCCTCCTTTCACATCATCCCAAGTCCCATGCAATGTGTCATGGCATGCATATACAGAAGCAGAGTGATAAGCATGTAAGTCATGCTATCATACAGTAACAGAGTCAGTAGGCATGGGAGTTAATgcgttataaaataatttatcaaaactTAACAAATAATATTAGATTTGTCATGAAGTCATATACATAGTTATAAATCAGAATCAGTACCAATCGGTTCAACATATTCGGATATCACATGTTCATAAGCAACAGAGTTACGTAAAGGTGTGCCAATAAACTTAACAAAATACAGATTGTACTTAGATAATCCGCGCACATTAGACAATAGCACACTATGTCCTGACAGGTCCTACTTACTTAGGTTCAAACATAGTAGACATACGTACAGATCACAAGTTTTTCATCATCAGATCATCAGATATCAAGTTATATAGCCTAATTCAAATCATACGGATCCTATAGTAGGCTTGCGTTCGTTTCGAATGACGCTTGTGGCCCGAGGGAAAAATTCCAAATCTTGGTCCACGCGTCTGTGTAGTTTCACACAGCTTGGATAACGGCCCGTGTGCCTCCACACAGTCtagcacatgctcgtgtgtcccACACATCTTGACACACGCCAGTGTCACCTGCCTGTATAGTCCTAATCCAcaatcagtgagttacacggcttggacacacgcccgtgtcattggCTCGTGTGAACCTTACATAACACATAAccgcacacggcctgagcacacgcctgtgtgccaagtCGCGTGCCTTCAATTTTCATGAAtaatgagttacacgacctggtacacagccgtgtggctcacacaaccTACTAGACGTCatggtacacggccgtgtggctcacacaacctaccacacggccatgtgacgttGACAATCAATTTTTTAATGACTAAACTCGAAATGAAAGTTGGGTTACAGTACCCACCTGATACGGTTTTGACTTGAAAGTAACAGAGATAATTCTCAGGCCTAAAACAAGGTTACAGTAACCAAATTAGACAATCAAACCGGAACAGATCGCTTGAATAACATCCAAACCAAATCTATGTCGAAGAACTTTCGACACAACACTCCAAATCGAAACTTACCGGCAATGAACAACGGACACGCGATTCCTACATTGTTGAAGGAACGCTAGACGTCGCTCGAACCTCTCCTGATTCAAACAACCAATTAACAAACTCTCAAGGATGAATCGTTCCTTGCTATGGAATTCAAAGACCGACAGAAAACCACACAGTAGCAACATAGGCAATTGGCTCTTACCAATGCTAAGAACGGAACCACGAGAAAAGGTCAAGCCCCACACGAAATCCAATTCACGCCCAATAACAAAACGAAGGTAATTCGAAAgcaaagaaaaaccaaaaaagaaaagaaacaaaaagaagtgagaaaattttctttttgtccCAGAAATAAGGAGGAGGGAGTTACCAACCtcttaattaactaaataaattaaaaaggaaacTAGACTGATTTACggattagtataaaaatattctCATTACGCATGTaaagattcaaacacaagaccaaaggGTATATAGAAGTTTAACCAGTGAACCAACAAACTCATTCTTGATATCAATTGTCTGCATTTAACTTATAACCCACATGTCCAAAGATAGAGATTTTGTCGAAAGTAGAAAATTTCAAGGGATAGGATTCAAACCCAAAACCTCACCTACatagctagaacacttaaccacttaaccaaataaatttatttttgcaaaattttctaaaatctaAACGTAGAATCGAGAGATTTCCACTCTTGATCTCAAAACTCAAATTCTTCTAACTcagtttttgggatgttacagggaCAAAATGCAATTTACCACGAGAGCTTCCATGATACTTATACCAACTtgtagtattttttttttcaaaaattacatatatttttcattgtaACAGAAAATCTAATACTCAAATTATCGATTTATTCATATGTAAACAATTAGTGCCTTACATATAAAAAGACAGATTTTCAGTGAAATGAAACTAAGATCATAAGTTGGAAATCTTAGCTCAAATTAGATGATTAAGAAATGAAAATATCTATTACAAGatcttcaaaagaaaaaaaaaaagatttcctATACTATCTACTCAagttctccttttcttttttgtttaattaaacaCCAGTAACATTAAAAAGAAAGGCTTTTAGCTTGAATTCATATCTTTCTGTGATGATGAGAGTATAGCATCAATGGCTTCTCTAACTTGTGAAATATCAGGTGCTTTCCCTCCTTGAACTGGCCAAAATTCATCTGTTGCCAACACCTGCCCATATATATAGATTAGAGTTAacatttacttaaaaaaatatcttaaaaattatcattttttaattgtagttcaattccaaacaaaagatttcatttacagtaccataaaaatttttaaaatgttaattttgttaaacaataaatgttaattctattctaatttgaccttatttgattctttttaataatataaggacAAAATTGATCAGTtgaataatagagggactaatttaattaagttacTATAATAAACCTATCAGTTACATTCAcccatatatatcataaaataacaaAGCCTTTTGAGTAAAATTGCCATTTATGATAAGCCCTATATGATGATTAGAAAGCTGAAGATCTCTCTCTCACCTTCACTTGTAATTGAAGGAACTTGACATAGCTAATTGCTTTATCCAGCATGGTAACTAGATCAACCTGTGGAGCAAACAAAtttataaacatgcatataattaatttccatttttaacaaataagtaCAAGGGGAAAATATATATTAGTTTCAGtagtaattaataattaattgcTTACCTTGGAGCCATTAGGCACTAGTTCTTGTAGTATCTTCAACCGCTCACTGATCCTCTCACGTCGATTCTGTATATTTATATCAAAAGCAATTTCTCATAGTTAATTTTCCCTCTTGATTTTGgttgtttttctatttataaAAAAGGGTTAATTCAACATGACATCCTCAAATTAtggtttatattttaaattgatccttgaacctcaatgCATTCTAATTGAGTACTCAAAATATCAGTACTGTATCAATCAGATCTTTCCATTAGCCTAACTATTAGCTTGGATATTAATTAATAGCTCAAATTTAATATCGAATATGTTTAAAACAAGTGAATCATATTATAAACACTTGCGTACCTAATGCATGGAAAACTTGGAATTGACTtgttaaaaagagaaaagaaaaattctCTTGAATTTTATTGCTATTGACTATTTTTTTAACCGGTTAGATCTAGAGAATTCATGTAGTAGGTAcacatgtttataatttaattcacgTGCTCTAAATATGCTTCATGTCAAATCTAGATTAGCATTTAATATCTAAATAGAAACTAAAGTGATAGAAAGACGTGATTGATACAATACTCTAATATGTAGATGACTCAATCAGAATGTTTTAGAGTTTGAGacaaatttggaattttgagGATAGTTTAGGGATTCTTAGTGCAATTATACCCTAAAAAAACAAGTTTCAATGCATGTAAAGCAAACCTTGGCTGCAATGCTTTGAGGATCCTTTGAAGGACCGGACTTTGATTTAGCCTTCTTAGCTTCATTGCTACATTGTTTCTTCAAAGCTTGAGTGCTATCTCCctataaaaaaaacacaattttatCATATGAATTGTGTTTTAATTACTTGGATTGAAACGGAAAAGAAGAAATGGTACCGTATTCAGACGCTTAACGCCGGCAACTCCTGGTGACCGTAACTCCGGTATACTATCAGCATCCATTGCTGATTCAGAGTATAACCAATCTCCATTGTTCTCTTTCGAGCTAAAATTGCTAGCTGTTTCAAAGCAACTAAAATCTTCCACCAAGCGAGGATCCCACATAGAATAATTATCTTTTTGACTTGCTCTTTTTAAGTAAGTACCGCTTTGCGGAGCCTTCTCGTTTTGTTCAAAGCTAAGAAGAGATCCATAATTGGTCCCATGATGATATTGATAAATGAAGTTGTCGTACATTGAACTGCCTTTGAAGTTTATCAATGAATGAACTTCCTCATGCGGTGGCCGGAACACGAAACTGTCGGAATCAACACTACCCGGAGAGTAACATGAGGAAGAGCTAGTCATCTGAAAGTTGTTGACACCACCGCCAAGCTTTTTCAAGTGATCATCACCACCTTCATCAAAGTTTCCATTATTGAAAGACGAGGTTTGAAGTGAGCAAATAGGGTCCTTGGCTAGTGCCATTATGATAGTGAAAAAAAATTGGGGTTGAATGACAACTTCCCTACaaggcctatatatatatatctaaaaatTCAAActgataaattaaatattaatatttcatataaatattaatgagggtcaatttatcaaaaatcCTCGATCATGACTtgaattttgaattggttttcaattttcaaaatattttaattaagtctACAAATTATTAGTATATACATCAGGTCTTTCCGTCAATCTAACAATTAGCTTGAACATTAAATGCtattcaaatttgacatcaaGTGTATTTAAGTACATGGATGAAATTGTATATAAAAATGCACCTACTGCATGAACAAATCGAATCTAACGTGttaaaaaaccaaaaagaaataatcttattttttattaatattatcttTTTAACATGTTAGATACAAGTTGTTCGTGTGATCGGTATACACGTGTTTACAATATAATTCACCTATATTAAATATGCCTAAATTCATAGCTAGGCTAACAGAATAATCTGGTTAATATAATACTAATACTTTGAGGATTTAATTAGAACGTTTTGAAATTTAATGACCAATTTAGAATAGAGCAATAATTTATGGACATTTTATGAAATTAACCTCTCTAATCATGATAGGTTTTAATGCAATATTTAAACTATAGATGGGAATCGAAAatacttgggttttttttttctccttatgGGAACAAGAAACACAGTATTAAATATTGCTGCAATTTCTCAGATGTAATGAACTAGCAAattatatacacacatatataatattatttaatatgattGCATCGGGATTGTTAGCTGGCAGAGGTTGATCGAAGATTAAATGGAAAAACAaaggtagaaaaagaaaatagaattgcAAAGCAGCATAAGGATCGGCGGAATTTTCTCCATGCCCACGTCTCTCAGATTCCCCCCATATTTATTGTTATATGAACTATTTGCTTCATacacttaaagaaaattttagctttttgaGGTTGCTTCCTACGTTGTTTCACTTCTGCATGTGGGTTTTCTACTGGTTTTTTCATGGTGGCTTTGTAAGTCAAATCATGGCCATCTAGTCTATTGTCTGGTACTTCAATTGATTATTTAGCATTGATCTGGTTCCAGTATCTCAAGATTTTGTTCTTCTATActtcttgagtttttttttaatgtagAAATTAAGGGACACTAGTCGGTTGGGTTaaaaatctaaaatcaaatttaattgattaattcatactttaattcgAACTGACTTAACATTCATCAATTCTATTGATTCTTTTTAAAGAAGACAGTTTAATGAATTAAGTAGGTTAAATCGATTATCTTCCACTTACGACTGGTTAAACACAAATTAAAGTTGATTgggattttaatttaaaattatgttcTAAAATAAGTAGGTTAAAAAATTGAAAAGCGAACTTAATTAATCAACCACTTACTTTTGGACTTAATTCTGAATTCACCTAACCTAATCAACTTAACATTCGCCagttcaatctttttcttttttaaataacacGAATTAACTATTATAaccaataaattttttattcaataattCTTAAACTCTTAAATTAGTCGGAACCTTTAACACTGATTATAAGGCTGACACGAAGACCTTTTTATCTATTGTAATGGCTAATGAGATGTAAGAAATGTTAATTCAATTTGTATATCCATTATTAATTAGTAACTGTGAGCCCAATGAAAATCATCCTCTCCACATGTTTTGTTGGATGGTCTATAGGGGGGAAATTGCATAAAAAGCAAAGCTGGCCTTGTGGACACAAAGAGCAATTCCATGTTTTTAGGAGAATTGTTTGCTGTCCTCATACCATGAATTTTAAGAGCTTTGCATGTCTTTGAATATCATCCACAAGAATTCGCTAAAGATTATGCAAACTAAATCATCACATGCTTTGAATAGTGAGGGCATTGATTTTAGACGTAATCGTTTCCTACAATTCCGTTTATACGTAGACAGTTCTTTTAAATTACATTTAACaccactaaactattaataagtttgtATTTTGGCCATTGAATTTCAAAAggttacaaaatagttattaaactatttaaaagtttttatttatattttgttactGTAGATCAGTATCCCTCAACAAGTAAAAGAACGTATCTTACATCCAAGTCGATCTGATGATCAGTGTTAAAGATCAaagaaaaaagttgtttgaattttagtttgCAAATTTATGATGcttaaagttgtttcatgaaaaaaattaaattataaaagagaaGGGGAACAAAAATTTTTGGTTGGTGCTGGTGGTGTGAATAGAAAAAATCATAGAACAACGATTTTAATagtataatgacttaaataaaaactttcaaatagatCAGTGagtattttgtaactttttaaagttgagtggcCAAAACATGAATTTGGCCCAAACGAAAATAGCAAAACGTGAGCGGCAGGATTCGAACCTGCGTGGGCAGAGCTCACATGATTTCTAGTCATGCCCGATAACCACTCCGGCACGCCCACCTGACGATGGCAACTTTCCATTTTGCTTTTTTAACTGTAATACAAAACTTTTCTTATACAAAATCAAGATGTAAggcttcatatttttattttacagaattaaaattatacttttatcttaattattttcattaaatttaaaatttgatgaatgAGCTTAGttatcaaaactataaaaagtcATTTTTGTTATGGTATTGAGTATAACAACGTTTTTGTGATAGTTAAAAGTTAATTTCATGAGCTGGTAATTTTGATTTGTCTTTAATCATGCAGGATTATATAAGaagttttaaaagatattatttTAAGGGAATTGGAGAACTAAAAACTACATGCCCTCTATCatattgaataaataatattgaagataatcgaaatttaaatttgaagGCTGGTTTATCctttattttgaatttggatgAAATTATTTGAGGTCTTCATACAATAGAGATAgtatgaaattgtgattccaTGTAATCTTTATCTCTTTTCAATAAGAGAATGACAGATTAAAATTTTCCTGCTATTGGAAAAATCTAATTTGTCATTCCCCGAACGGAAAGGGATAGGGATGACGTGGAATAACAATTTCATCCAATCCTTTCTCCACAAGGGTGTGACTTTGTTAGTGTTTTTGCTATCTTGTTTACTCACTAGTTTAGAGTGACATTCTCAATAATAGAGTGACAATCACAGTTGCTTTCAGCAACAATAATGGCGGACAAcaaaggaaacaaaaaaaatgatggGATCTACTTCAATTCTGCCTTTGTAGAGCCTACCATGAAACCGGCACTCTATACCATAAAAATTGACTCataattttccttctttttcttttacttattaTTCCAAGGTCATGAAGAAGATAAAGTGATTGAGCGTTTAAAATTTAGTTCCCCTCAATGAGAAAGTACAATTTTGCCTTTTGTATTGTGAGTTATATTCTGAAGATTTAATTTGAATGGGGAAGAATGTTGTTGGAAAATGTTACCTATGGATGCATGATGCAGTAATAGACATGGCATTGTTTATCACAGTTAAGAAGTCTCGAAATATGATACAAACAGGCCTGCAAATAAGAAAGTTACGGAAAGAGGAGGGATGTTAAAAAAGTTTTGCCTATGAGGACATCACTTTCGAAATATCAACTGCTCACAACCAAATCCTATAAAGAAGTGATGCGTTCATCGAATTcgttatatttttggaatctttCGAAGTGATGATTCGTGATTCTGTCGAATCTATCAATAAATTGTGGCTCATTCATTAGGAATCAATCATTGGAAGAAATTAAAAGACATGTCACAATTTGATTACCAAAAGAGTAGCATTAAAAAGAACTACAATATTTTAGCAACATCCTTCATTAGGCCCCGGTTGGCAGCGGCGAACGCAATGAACTCCTCGTATGAAATGAAGCCGTCGCCATCAGTATCCATTTCAGACATCATCTTCGAAACTTCTTCCACCGAGACACAGCCGAGCGCCTTCAATGCTTCTCCGAGCTCTGCTGCAGAGATTTTTCCGTCCCCGTTCACATCGAAACGTTTGAAAATGCGATCATTGTTAGCCTTCTCTTCATCAtccatttatttttttactttgtttatggtttatttatttttgttatcattaatttttttttaaaataaagaaccTTTTTTGCTTTTAAAGACAAGGGGAAATTTTTCCATCATGAACGGATCACCTGTCAAAAATGTTTGGTAGACATTTCTACATCTTAGGTAAGGAAAAGGATAAAATTTAACCAATAGACTCAGTCAATTGAGTTTAACCACACactattttgtgtttatttttgtCTAAACAAATCATATTTTAACGTATTTATTGAATTTATCTTGTTGATTCTGTCTAAGCATTGTTCAAGAACCAGAATCAAGAGCTTGAGACAAGTAAATAGACTCAAGCTCGACTCGAACCTATCGGAGTTCAATATTTCGGAAGAAACAGGCCGAACTACAAAGGCATTGATGGACACTATGTAGCTGTTAGATAGGACTAAAAAGATCTGAGTCTCTCTCTAACGAGTTCTAAGGTTTCAGAACTCTCGGCTTTCCCCATCAATCACACGGTGACATAATCTATTCACGTTTTCATAACAATCGACCAAGTATGATAATCAAGCTAAAGCTTGGGTTGGAATATTCAAACTTGGTAGTGAATGAGTTGAACCCAGATATAGTTTTCAAACCGAACTTGAATAACAAAACACGGATTAAGAATCAAGGAATTTCCTCCATTCGCTAAACCAATTTGAAAGTATCATACATATAGTACATACTAGGAAAGATAGAATACAAAAATCACCAATCATTTgagtaattttattgattttgttcCTTGACACATCAATTTAAGGAATCATTTAAGTCCACCGATGAAGGCAGAGGTGATGATAGAATATTACTATCATCATTCCGATTTAGTCCTAGTTGCCACAAGACATATATAGGAATAGATGCCTGAAAGTGGGCTAATCACGGTGTTTAGGGAAGAAAACTTATGCCACGGTTTTGAGGAGAGCATTAACAACAGCTTCTCTAGTCGGCAAAGCGGGAATTGCACCTCTTTCTGTCACGGTCAATGCACCGCAAACATTAGAAAACTTGAGAGCATTTCTCAATCGGTCTTCGTCCTGCAAGATTAAACGAAAACTTTCAACTTGCTTTTATGTTTTGTACCGCATTAATAAGGAGAGAATAACAGCATTCTTGCTCGCAATAACCATACTCGACTCCTGGAATCATTTCATGCGGCTAAATTTAAGCGTTGATACTTAAAAGGGAAATACCTGAATCAAGGAAAGATCAGAAGCTAGTTGCGATAATGTTCCAGCAACAAAAGCATCCCCGGCACCAGTGGTGTCTACGGCTTCTACTTTCAAGCCCTTCACTTTCCCACTGAATTCCTGAAAAATATTATACATTTCTCAATTCCAGATTCGACAATATACTAGATCGCTCGTTCTCATAACCTAATGttgggtaaaagtatcatggaggccttTGTACTTGGAGTtgaattacattttgccccctttactaaaaaaaatgagcaaattaatccttatgtgttagatcaaagagcaaactggtcattctattaaaaatttatctatttctactattaaaaattgttCCCTATACATCAGAATGAGATACGTGTAACTTTCTGATTATTCTGTCAACCacatcaatttttaacagtaaaaagaaatgaaaatttcaacagaaatgaccagtttgctctttgatctaacacaTAAGGACTAATTCgcctattttttgaataaaaagacaaaatgcaatctgacttaATTCAGGGCccccatggtacttttacccctGATATCGGGTCTCGTTCAGGGTCATGAACCCCCTTTTCAAGGCCGGTAAAATACGGCCTCTCCCAACCCCATTACCATCTTACATCTAGAGTGGCAATTCTAGCCATCACTGTTCCGAAGGGTCCAGCTGTCGAAATAAATTACATGcagaaagtaaaaaagaaaatgtCATAGAAACATATATATTGAGCTTACCTGAGTATAATAACGGCAACCATCCGCGCCCTCTGTAACTAGAAGCAATTTCAAATTCAGGTGGAACAACTTACGGACAACAGCATCATCGTATGGATCTTCTCCTTGTGTTAGAAAAGAGATCTCTTCTTCACTTACCTGAAATCCACACTCATTTATTGAAATCATTAATATGGATATAGCCCTTTCCTTTTACTTTACGCATTACACTCTACCTTGATAATATCGGCAGTATCCCAAATGCTCAAAATCCCTTTCCTTGCACTCTCCGCAGAGGGCCATAACGGAAGCCTAAGGTTGGGATCGTAGGAAAGAACAACACCAGCATCCTTTGCAACTTTTGCTGCAGCAATGTGAGCCGACTTGCATGGTTCTGTAATAAGACTTATGGAACCATAATGAAATATCGTTGCCTGCCAAAAGATGAAGGtgaaaacagaaacaaaaatgctaaaaaggaagGGACCTATAAGCAATTATACACGAACCCACACCTTGCCAACATGATGAATATTAAGGagatcactaaactattaataaatttacgttttggCCACTAAACTATTTGTTTTCTCACATCTTCCCGTTCTgtttttagttttgttaattaaCGGCTATAGAGGTAACATACCTTCGTAATCAAATCAAAATCGAGTTCATTTTCTTGAAGCAACATATCAGCACTAGGATTACGATAAAACATGAATTCACGTTCACCGTCACTCCTTAATGTTACGAATGCTAAAGCAGTTCGTGCACCAGGATCAAAACGCATCCCTTCATTGTTGAcattattttcctttaatatgtcagcaagcaTGTACCCGAATTCATCTTCACCAACCTGTCCACATCATACAATTAAGCTCTAATACCATGTGCACCATACACCATAAAACCGATAGGTAATAGGGGCCTAACTTGAATATAAGACCAGATTAAACTCAAGACCTAATAGATATAggataaaattacttaaaatagaGAAGTTTTATCGATGTAGAGTAGCCAAATTTCATAACTATGAAAGCACAAGCATGAATGAGATATGTTAGTATCATACTCGACAAACAAAAAGAATACATACCTTCCCGATAAAAGCAGATGAACCACCAAGACGAGCTATGCCGACAGCTACATTAGCAGGAGCACCCCCAGGGGCCTTCTTAAATGCAGGGGCTTCTGCCAAAGAAAGACCACTGATCGTCGGGACAAAATCTATCAGCATTTCCCCGAAACAAACCACAAGTGAAGAATCCATTATTTCAGGTAACCCATCAACAGAAAGGGCTTTtgctgaaacaaataaacaacatAATGAAAATTATACACCACAATAATTACAATCCGCAGGTAAAAACTAGAAAACTATAATGTTAGCAATGGAGCATTACTTAACATTCGTGTAGCTTTTACTCTAACGGCaatgtatcaaataataatcCCTCTACATTTAAAGCAACAAAATCTACTCCTAATTATCTTTGCATCACTCAACTAATCAAATGGCATCatgtaaaagtaccatggaggctctTGTACTAGGAGTCAGGTTATATTTTGCTCCCTTTACTTTAAAAACTGggaaaattagtccctatacattagatcaaagagcaaattaatcCTTTCTGTTAAAAATCATCCGTTTctatcattaaaataaaaaactcctaattatctttGCATCACTCAAACTTATCCTCCACTCCACTAATCAAATGacactatatatgtatatatgcagaTTTccgggttttttttttctctaaatcaaAATTTACTCTATATATGATGCTATCAATTGCTTAATACTATTAATCCATTTTTTAAACAGTACTCTTTATATGATCAATAAAATAAGGTAAGCAACTAAATTTGAAAATCCTTGTGCTCCAACTTTTTAGATAATTAAACAACTATTTAAAatcatttactttttttaattaattaagtttaaaaatcCATAATCCACGCTTTCCGCAGTTCTATAATTAGCTAATtagcttttttcttttccttaaatCATACTTAAAATTAAGAAGAGAGAAATTGAATACGTTTTCCTGAATGATCCCATAAACTACTACAACAACTacaaaaataaaactcacaattaCTCAAAATAACCCTAGAAACAAAGCTAATCATgtgatataaaaacaaatttgaaTTTAGAAAAAGCCATTTCAGCTATCCTAAATGAAAGTTAAAAAGTACCTTGGACATGTAATTTAGGAGTAGCACACTGAAAACGATGAGGAAAATAAAACCCAGAATCTCTAACCTTGCCATGACCCAATTTTACTGATTTATGAA containing:
- the LOC107956600 gene encoding putative transcription factor bHLH086, whose product is MALAKDPICSLQTSSFNNGNFDEGGDDHLKKLGGGVNNFQMTSSSSCYSPGSVDSDSFVFRPPHEEVHSLINFKGSSMYDNFIYQYHHGTNYGSLLSFEQNEKAPQSGTYLKRASQKDNYSMWDPRLVEDFSCFETASNFSSKENNGDWLYSESAMDADSIPELRSPGVAGVKRLNTGDSTQALKKQCSNEAKKAKSKSGPSKDPQSIAAKNRRERISERLKILQELVPNGSKVDLVTMLDKAISYVKFLQLQVKVLATDEFWPVQGGKAPDISQVREAIDAILSSSQKDMNSS
- the LOC107956599 gene encoding probable calcium-binding protein CML28, translating into MDDEEKANNDRIFKRFDVNGDGKISAAELGEALKALGCVSVEEVSKMMSEMDTDGDGFISYEEFIAFAAANRGLMKDVAKIL
- the LOC107953913 gene encoding probable fructokinase-6, chloroplastic; protein product: MAALYSTSSCFCGSLGSYPVHKSVKLGHGKVRDSGFYFPHRFQCATPKLHVQAKALSVDGLPEIMDSSLVVCFGEMLIDFVPTISGLSLAEAPAFKKAPGGAPANVAVGIARLGGSSAFIGKVGEDEFGYMLADILKENNVNNEGMRFDPGARTALAFVTLRSDGEREFMFYRNPSADMLLQENELDFDLITKATIFHYGSISLITEPCKSAHIAAAKVAKDAGVVLSYDPNLRLPLWPSAESARKGILSIWDTADIIKVSEEEISFLTQGEDPYDDAVVRKLFHLNLKLLLVTEGADGCRYYTQEFSGKVKGLKVEAVDTTGAGDAFVAGTLSQLASDLSLIQDEDRLRNALKFSNVCGALTVTERGAIPALPTREAVVNALLKTVA